A DNA window from Bradyrhizobium sp. CCBAU 53421 contains the following coding sequences:
- a CDS encoding TetR family transcriptional regulator — MNEAVVLTPERILEATEDVLRRFGLTKATVVDVARALDVSHGSVYRHFPSKASLRDAVAKRWLDRANEPLCKLAASDGPAPERLEKWLRTAFSIKQKKVCDDPEMFATYLALAQGAREVVEAYKDKQVDLIAKILSDGVAQGVFEVDDVKATARAVFDATVRYHHPAHAEEWAKPECPSRIDALIALLLRGVRVCKP; from the coding sequence ATGAACGAGGCGGTGGTTTTGACTCCCGAACGTATCCTCGAGGCAACTGAGGATGTCTTGAGACGTTTCGGGCTGACCAAGGCCACCGTAGTCGACGTGGCCCGTGCGCTGGATGTCAGCCACGGCAGCGTCTACCGTCATTTCCCCAGCAAAGCCTCGCTCCGCGACGCGGTCGCCAAACGCTGGCTCGACCGTGCCAACGAGCCGCTGTGCAAGCTCGCGGCAAGCGATGGCCCGGCGCCGGAACGGTTGGAGAAATGGCTGCGCACCGCCTTTTCGATCAAGCAAAAGAAGGTCTGCGACGATCCCGAGATGTTTGCGACCTACCTCGCGCTGGCGCAGGGCGCGCGCGAGGTGGTGGAAGCCTACAAGGACAAGCAGGTCGATCTGATCGCGAAAATCCTGTCCGATGGCGTCGCGCAGGGCGTGTTCGAGGTCGACGATGTCAAGGCGACCGCGCGCGCCGTGTTCGATGCGACCGTCCGCTACCATCACCCGGCGCATGCCGAGGAATGGGCCAAGCCCGAATGCCCGTCGCGGATAGACGCGCTGATCGCCCTGCTGCTGCGGGGCGTGCGGGTGTGCAAGCCCTGA
- a CDS encoding metallophosphoesterase, whose translation MRLALFADIHANRQALAACLDAARARGAERLICLGDIVGYGADPEWAVDTVMDLVAKGAIAVRGNHDNAIGTPSDSMNADAQAAIDWTRGRLSGGQKQFLAELPMSREEDNRLYVHSEASDPAKWRYVRDTSDAARSMMATELQITFCGHIHRPGLYSMSSTAKMTSFVPTAGVAVQLLTGRRWLAVLGSVGQPRDGDPAASFAMFDTMSREITYHRVPYDVATAAARIKASGLPLWLADRLAVGR comes from the coding sequence ATGCGGCTTGCACTCTTTGCCGATATCCATGCCAACCGGCAGGCCTTGGCCGCTTGCCTCGACGCCGCGCGTGCGCGCGGCGCCGAGCGGCTGATCTGCCTCGGCGATATCGTCGGCTACGGCGCCGATCCCGAATGGGCCGTCGACACGGTGATGGACCTCGTCGCCAAGGGCGCGATCGCGGTGCGCGGCAACCATGACAATGCGATCGGCACCCCGAGCGACAGCATGAATGCCGACGCGCAGGCCGCCATCGACTGGACCCGCGGCCGGCTCAGCGGCGGGCAGAAGCAGTTCCTCGCCGAGCTTCCGATGTCGCGGGAAGAGGACAACCGGCTCTACGTGCATTCCGAGGCATCCGACCCCGCGAAGTGGCGCTACGTCCGCGACACTTCGGATGCCGCGCGCAGCATGATGGCAACCGAATTGCAGATCACGTTCTGCGGCCACATCCATCGTCCCGGCCTCTACTCGATGTCCTCGACCGCGAAGATGACGAGCTTCGTTCCGACCGCGGGCGTTGCGGTGCAGTTGCTGACCGGCCGGCGCTGGCTCGCCGTGCTCGGCTCGGTCGGCCAGCCGCGCGACGGCGATCCCGCCGCATCGTTCGCGATGTTCGACACGATGAGCCGCGAGATCACCTATCACCGCGTGCCCTACGACGTCGCGACCGCCGCGGCGCGGATCAAGGCCAGCGGCCTGCCGCTCTGGCTCGCCGACCGCCTCGCTGTCGGCAGGTGA
- a CDS encoding bifunctional serine/threonine-protein kinase/universal stress protein: MQPGAEIDGFTIGERVHRGGMATLWTVTHPGINVPLLMKVPLTSEGEDPAAIVSFEMEQMILPRLSGPHVPTCFGSGDFERQAYVVMERIPGQTLYKRLDALPLPYEEVRVIGGKVATALASLHRQNVIHHDIKPSSIMFRERGEAVLIDFGLSHHQHLPDLLQEEFRLPYGTAPYMAPERLLGVRDDPRSDLFSLGVLLYFFTTGVRPFGETESLRGMRRRLWRDPYPPRRLRSDYPPWLQEIVLRCLEIDPAARYPTAAQLAFDLGHPEQVKLTARAQRLDRDPLGTVWRRRFNLGAAPPQPKSNVAAQLASSPIVAVALDLGEEAEALNETIRVTAEQVLSTSPSARLACVNVLKLNLLAIDRTHDEQGQNKHVDRLVALQHWARPFKLEEARLTVHVLEAIDPAAAILEFAAVNLVDHIIIGARQNSMRRALLGSVSAKVAGEAPCTVTVVRPSRLTPATEAEDGDGAADAAAPPPALF; encoded by the coding sequence ATGCAGCCGGGCGCCGAGATCGATGGCTTCACCATCGGCGAGCGCGTGCACCGCGGCGGCATGGCGACGCTGTGGACGGTCACCCATCCCGGAATCAATGTGCCGCTTTTGATGAAGGTGCCGCTCACTTCGGAGGGCGAGGATCCGGCGGCGATCGTCAGCTTCGAGATGGAGCAGATGATCCTGCCGCGGCTGTCGGGGCCGCACGTGCCGACCTGTTTCGGCAGCGGCGATTTCGAGCGCCAGGCCTATGTGGTGATGGAGCGCATCCCCGGGCAGACGCTCTACAAGCGGCTCGACGCGCTGCCGCTGCCGTATGAGGAGGTGAGGGTGATCGGCGGCAAGGTCGCCACCGCGCTCGCCAGCCTGCACCGGCAGAACGTGATCCATCACGACATCAAGCCGAGCAGCATCATGTTCCGCGAGCGCGGCGAGGCGGTGCTGATCGATTTCGGCCTCTCGCATCACCAGCATCTGCCCGATCTGCTGCAGGAGGAGTTTCGGCTGCCTTACGGCACCGCGCCCTACATGGCGCCGGAGCGCCTGCTCGGCGTGCGCGACGATCCGCGCAGCGACCTGTTTTCGCTCGGCGTGCTGCTGTATTTCTTCACCACCGGCGTCCGCCCGTTCGGCGAGACCGAGAGCCTGCGCGGCATGCGCCGGCGGCTGTGGCGCGATCCGTATCCTCCGCGCAGGCTGCGATCCGACTATCCGCCGTGGTTGCAGGAGATCGTGCTGCGGTGCCTGGAGATCGATCCGGCCGCGCGCTATCCGACCGCGGCGCAGCTCGCCTTCGATCTCGGCCATCCCGAGCAGGTGAAGCTGACGGCGCGGGCGCAGCGGCTCGATCGCGATCCGCTCGGCACAGTCTGGCGTCGCCGCTTCAATCTCGGCGCGGCGCCGCCGCAACCGAAGTCCAATGTCGCGGCCCAGCTCGCATCGAGCCCGATCGTTGCCGTCGCGCTCGATCTCGGCGAAGAGGCCGAGGCGCTGAACGAGACCATCCGCGTCACCGCCGAGCAGGTGCTGTCGACGTCGCCGTCGGCGCGGCTCGCCTGTGTCAACGTGCTGAAGCTCAATCTCCTGGCGATCGACCGCACCCATGACGAGCAGGGCCAGAACAAGCATGTCGACCGCCTGGTGGCGCTCCAGCACTGGGCGCGGCCGTTCAAGCTCGAGGAGGCGCGGCTGACCGTGCATGTGCTGGAGGCGATCGATCCGGCCGCCGCGATCCTGGAGTTCGCCGCGGTCAACCTGGTCGACCACATCATCATCGGCGCGCGACAGAACTCGATGCGGCGCGCGCTGCTCGGCAGCGTCTCCGCCAAGGTCGCAGGGGAAGCGCCGTGCACCGTGACCGTGGTGCGGCCGTCGCGGCTGACGCCGGCGACGGAGGCCGAAGACGGCGACGGCGCGGCGGATGCCGCGGCGCCGCCGCCCGCGTTGTTTTGA
- the rpe gene encoding ribulose-phosphate 3-epimerase produces the protein MTQSFTPRPLVIAPSILASDFSKLGEEVRAVDQAGADWIHLDVMDGHFVPNISYGPDVIKAMRPHTKKIFDAHLMISPCDPYLEAFAKAGCDHITVHAEAGPHLHRSLQAIRALGKKAGVSINPATPPSAIEYVLDLIDLVLVMSVNPGFGGQAFIRSAIGKISDVRAMTAGRPIDIEVDGGVAPDVAGQLAAAGANAFVAGSAVFKGGTVEAYKTNIAAIRNAAAEARGEAI, from the coding sequence ATGACTCAGTCATTCACCCCGCGTCCCCTCGTTATCGCCCCGTCGATCCTGGCGTCGGATTTCTCGAAGCTCGGCGAGGAGGTCCGCGCCGTCGACCAGGCCGGCGCCGACTGGATCCACCTCGACGTGATGGACGGACATTTTGTGCCGAACATTTCCTACGGCCCCGACGTCATCAAGGCGATGCGGCCGCACACCAAGAAGATCTTCGACGCCCATCTGATGATCTCGCCCTGCGACCCCTATCTCGAGGCGTTCGCCAAGGCGGGCTGCGACCACATCACGGTGCATGCCGAGGCCGGCCCGCATTTGCATCGCTCGCTGCAGGCGATCCGCGCGCTCGGCAAGAAGGCCGGCGTCTCGATCAATCCGGCGACGCCGCCGAGCGCGATCGAATATGTGCTCGACCTGATCGATCTCGTGCTTGTGATGTCGGTCAATCCCGGCTTCGGCGGCCAGGCCTTCATCCGCTCGGCGATCGGCAAAATCAGCGATGTCCGGGCAATGACTGCGGGCCGGCCGATCGACATCGAGGTCGACGGCGGCGTCGCGCCCGACGTCGCGGGCCAGCTCGCCGCCGCCGGTGCCAATGCCTTTGTCGCAGGCTCCGCCGTGTTCAAGGGCGGCACCGTCGAGGCCTACAAGACCAACATCGCCGCGATCCGCAATGCAGCGGCCGAGGCGCGCGGCGAGGCGATCTGA
- a CDS encoding EF-hand domain-containing protein has product MLFAIGAASSAIDLLSSLMSSKSTTQTGSATQGNQSTGLFSASTGTSTSISGSTGTSSGSSSSTQISPLTMSALLDAQSQSQTTASTSATPTGRSDALKDLFSQIDADGNGQITKTEFENALGAGGTNLAQADDVFSKLDTNGDGSVSLDEMSQALQGHKGGGHHHHHMQSGSADGSGSSSGSGGSNSDPLMQALNGATSTSVTNSDGSTTTTTTYADGSKVSMTTPATASTTGSTNSSSAGNNATSSYNFIEQLIQRQSQAISAQASSSLSVSA; this is encoded by the coding sequence ATGTTATTTGCCATTGGCGCTGCGTCATCCGCCATCGATCTCTTGAGCTCGCTGATGTCGTCGAAGTCGACGACCCAGACCGGCAGCGCCACGCAGGGAAATCAGTCGACCGGGCTGTTCTCGGCCTCGACCGGCACCTCGACGTCGATCTCGGGCAGCACGGGTACAAGCTCGGGCAGCAGCAGCTCCACGCAGATTTCGCCGCTGACGATGAGCGCGCTGCTCGACGCGCAGAGCCAGTCGCAGACCACGGCATCGACCAGCGCGACCCCGACCGGCCGGTCGGATGCGCTGAAGGACCTGTTCTCGCAGATCGACGCCGACGGCAACGGCCAGATCACCAAGACCGAATTCGAGAATGCGCTCGGCGCCGGCGGCACCAACCTCGCGCAGGCCGACGACGTGTTCTCCAAGCTCGATACCAATGGCGACGGCAGCGTCAGCCTCGACGAGATGTCGCAGGCCTTGCAGGGCCACAAGGGCGGCGGCCATCATCACCATCACATGCAGAGCGGCTCGGCCGACGGCTCCGGCTCCAGCAGCGGCTCGGGCGGATCGAACTCCGATCCGCTGATGCAGGCGCTGAACGGCGCGACCTCGACCTCGGTGACCAACAGCGACGGCTCGACCACGACGACCACGACCTACGCCGACGGCTCCAAGGTGTCGATGACGACGCCGGCGACGGCGTCAACTACCGGCAGCACGAATTCGTCCTCCGCCGGCAACAACGCCACCTCGTCCTACAATTTCATCGAGCAGTTGATCCAGCGCCAGTCGCAGGCGATCTCCGCCCAGGCCTCGTCGTCGCTGTCGGTCAGCGCCTAA
- a CDS encoding P1 family peptidase produces the protein MKNLLTDIAGVSVGHADDAVIASGVTAILFERPAVASIDVRGGGPGTREDALLSPHNVVEAIDAITLSGGSALGLDAAGGVQAWLAERGRGFRIRDAVIPIVPGAICFDLFNGGNKAWGRFPPYRDLGYAAANAASDSFQLGSVGAGLGATTANLKGGLGSASAVTDDGIKVAALAVVNAVGSVTVGSGPWFWAAPFEVDGEFGGRGLPPAFTPDMLKMRLKGGADATAAENTTLVVVVTDAQLTKPQARRLAMIAQTGMARAIYPVHAPLDGDVVFAAATGAKPVDPLFGLTKLGGVAANTVARAIARGVHSATALPFPGALPSWRDRFG, from the coding sequence GTGAAAAACCTTCTCACCGATATTGCCGGCGTCAGCGTCGGCCACGCCGACGACGCGGTGATCGCCTCGGGCGTCACCGCCATCCTGTTCGAGCGGCCGGCGGTCGCCTCGATCGATGTCCGCGGTGGCGGTCCCGGCACCCGCGAGGACGCGCTGCTGTCGCCGCACAACGTCGTCGAGGCGATCGACGCCATCACGCTGTCGGGCGGCTCGGCGCTCGGACTTGACGCCGCCGGCGGCGTGCAGGCCTGGCTCGCCGAGCGCGGCCGCGGCTTTCGCATCCGCGACGCGGTGATCCCGATCGTGCCGGGCGCGATCTGCTTCGATCTGTTCAACGGCGGCAACAAGGCGTGGGGACGCTTTCCTCCCTATCGCGATCTCGGCTACGCGGCGGCGAATGCCGCCTCCGATAGCTTCCAGCTCGGCAGCGTCGGCGCCGGCCTGGGCGCGACCACCGCCAACCTCAAGGGCGGCCTCGGCTCGGCGTCCGCTGTGACCGACGACGGCATCAAGGTCGCGGCGCTCGCGGTGGTCAACGCGGTCGGCAGCGTCACGGTCGGCAGCGGCCCCTGGTTCTGGGCGGCGCCGTTCGAGGTCGATGGCGAGTTCGGCGGACGCGGCCTGCCGCCCGCCTTCACGCCGGACATGCTGAAGATGCGGCTGAAGGGCGGCGCGGACGCAACGGCGGCCGAGAACACCACGCTGGTTGTTGTCGTGACCGATGCGCAATTGACAAAACCGCAGGCGCGGCGGCTTGCGATGATCGCGCAGACCGGCATGGCGCGCGCGATCTATCCGGTGCACGCTCCGCTCGACGGCGATGTGGTGTTTGCCGCGGCGACCGGCGCAAAGCCGGTCGATCCGCTGTTCGGGCTGACCAAGCTCGGCGGGGTCGCCGCCAACACGGTGGCGCGTGCGATTGCCCGCGGCGTCCATTCAGCGACCGCCTTGCCCTTCCCCGGCGCGCTGCCGAGCTGGCGGGACAGGTTCGGCTAG
- a CDS encoding branched-chain amino acid ABC transporter substrate-binding protein has protein sequence MKSLKLIGLALGASFALSASAFAQDITIAVAGPMTGSESAFGRQMKNGAEQAVADINAAGGVLGKKLALEADDDACDPKQARSIAEKIGSSKIPFVAGHFCSSSSIPASEAYADANVLQITPASTNPLFTERKLWNVARVCGRDDQQGLVAADYIMKNYKGKNVAILNDKTTYGKGLADETKKALNKAGFQEKMFESYNKGDKDFNSIVSRLKRDNIDLVYVGGYHQEAGLILRQMRDQGLQTVLMAGDAMNDKEFASITGPAAEGTLFTFGPDPRNKPTAKAIVEKFKSKNIDPEGYTLYTYAAMQVWTQAVAKAGTTDAKKVMDTIKAGEWDTVLGKMAFDAKGDIKAIDYVVYKWDAKGNYTEINPKGS, from the coding sequence ATGAAATCACTGAAGCTGATCGGCCTGGCACTGGGCGCGTCGTTCGCATTATCGGCGAGCGCGTTCGCGCAAGACATCACCATCGCAGTCGCGGGCCCGATGACGGGCTCCGAATCCGCTTTTGGCCGGCAGATGAAGAACGGCGCCGAGCAGGCAGTCGCCGATATCAACGCCGCCGGCGGCGTGCTCGGCAAGAAGCTCGCGCTGGAAGCCGACGACGATGCTTGCGATCCGAAGCAGGCGCGTTCGATCGCGGAAAAGATCGGCTCCTCGAAGATCCCGTTCGTGGCCGGCCATTTCTGCTCGTCGTCGTCGATCCCGGCCTCCGAGGCCTATGCCGACGCCAACGTGCTGCAGATCACCCCGGCCTCGACCAACCCGCTGTTCACCGAGCGCAAGCTCTGGAACGTGGCGCGCGTCTGCGGCCGCGACGACCAGCAGGGCCTGGTCGCCGCCGACTACATCATGAAGAACTACAAGGGCAAGAACGTCGCGATCCTGAACGACAAGACCACCTACGGCAAAGGCCTCGCCGACGAGACCAAGAAGGCGCTGAACAAGGCCGGCTTCCAGGAGAAGATGTTCGAGTCCTACAACAAGGGCGACAAGGACTTCAACTCGATCGTCTCGCGCCTGAAGCGTGACAATATCGATCTGGTCTATGTCGGCGGCTACCATCAGGAAGCCGGCCTGATCCTGCGCCAGATGCGTGACCAGGGCCTGCAGACCGTGCTGATGGCGGGCGACGCCATGAACGACAAGGAATTCGCCTCGATCACCGGCCCCGCCGCCGAAGGCACGCTGTTCACCTTCGGCCCCGATCCGCGCAACAAGCCGACCGCGAAGGCGATCGTCGAGAAGTTCAAGAGCAAGAACATCGACCCCGAAGGCTACACGCTCTACACCTACGCCGCGATGCAGGTGTGGACGCAGGCCGTCGCCAAGGCCGGCACCACCGACGCCAAGAAGGTGATGGACACCATCAAGGCCGGCGAGTGGGACACCGTGCTCGGCAAGATGGCCTTCGACGCCAAGGGCGACATCAAGGCGATCGACTACGTCGTCTACAAGTGGGACGCCAAGGGCAACTACACCGAGATCAACCCGAAGGGCTCCTGA
- a CDS encoding ABC transporter ATP-binding protein — MSAAAATTPLLAVRGVRAAYGKIEALKGVDIEINRGEIVALIGANGAGKSTLMMTIFGRPRARAGAIEFDGRDITGVATHEIARLRIAQSPEGRRIFPRMSVAENLQMGADATECSEAEREAGLERVFALFPRLKERVAQRGGTLSGGEQQMLAIGRALMSRPRLLMLDEPSLGLAPLIARQIFDAIRTLNRQDGLTVLIVEQNANHALKLAHRGYVMVNGLITLAGTGAELLQRPEIRAAYLEGGRRG; from the coding sequence GTGAGCGCGGCAGCGGCCACCACACCCCTGCTCGCGGTGCGCGGCGTGCGTGCGGCGTATGGCAAGATCGAGGCGCTGAAGGGCGTCGACATCGAGATCAATCGAGGCGAGATCGTCGCCCTGATCGGCGCCAACGGCGCCGGCAAGTCGACACTGATGATGACGATCTTCGGCAGGCCGCGCGCCCGCGCCGGCGCCATCGAATTCGACGGCCGTGACATCACCGGCGTTGCGACCCACGAGATCGCGCGGCTACGCATCGCGCAATCGCCCGAGGGCCGGCGGATCTTCCCGCGCATGAGCGTCGCGGAGAACCTGCAGATGGGCGCCGACGCCACCGAGTGCAGCGAGGCCGAACGCGAAGCCGGGCTGGAGCGTGTGTTCGCGCTGTTTCCGCGGCTGAAGGAGCGCGTCGCACAACGCGGCGGCACGCTGTCGGGCGGCGAGCAGCAGATGCTCGCGATCGGCCGCGCCCTGATGAGCCGGCCGCGCCTGTTGATGCTGGACGAGCCCTCGCTCGGCCTTGCGCCGCTGATCGCGCGCCAGATCTTCGACGCCATCCGCACGCTGAACCGGCAGGACGGCCTCACCGTGCTGATCGTCGAGCAGAACGCCAACCATGCGCTGAAGCTCGCCCATCGCGGCTATGTCATGGTCAACGGCCTGATCACGCTGGCCGGAACCGGCGCCGAATTGCTGCAGCGCCCGGAAATCCGCGCCGCCTATCTGGAAGGCGGCCGCCGCGGCTAG
- a CDS encoding ABC transporter ATP-binding protein, with product MSGDPILTVDRLMMRFGGIVAVNELSFAAERRKITALIGPNGAGKTTVFNCITGFYRPSGGAIRLAHDDGRTIQLERLNDFRISKQAKVARTFQNIRLFPGMTALENLMVAQHNALMRASGLTVLGLLGLPSWREAEQRAIELARTWLNRVGLLERADDAAGNLPYGDQRRLEIARAMCTEPALLCLDEPAAGLNARESGGLNELLLSIRNEQGTSILLIEHDMSVVMEISDHVVVMDYGVKIAEGTPQVVRDDPKVIAAYLGADEEEAIAVMESGT from the coding sequence ATGAGCGGCGATCCCATCCTCACCGTCGACCGCCTGATGATGCGCTTCGGCGGCATCGTCGCGGTCAACGAGCTCTCCTTCGCCGCCGAGCGGCGCAAGATCACCGCCCTGATCGGGCCGAACGGCGCCGGCAAGACCACGGTGTTCAACTGCATCACCGGCTTCTACCGGCCGAGCGGCGGCGCCATCCGCCTCGCCCATGACGACGGCCGCACCATCCAGCTCGAGCGGCTGAACGATTTCCGCATCTCCAAGCAGGCCAAGGTGGCGCGCACCTTCCAGAACATCCGGCTGTTTCCCGGCATGACCGCGCTGGAAAACCTGATGGTCGCCCAGCACAACGCGCTGATGCGCGCTTCGGGCCTGACCGTGCTCGGCCTGCTCGGCCTGCCGTCCTGGCGCGAGGCCGAGCAGCGCGCCATCGAGCTGGCGCGGACCTGGCTCAACCGCGTCGGCCTGCTCGAGCGCGCCGACGACGCCGCCGGCAATCTGCCCTATGGCGACCAGCGCAGGCTCGAGATCGCGCGCGCGATGTGCACCGAACCCGCGCTGCTCTGTCTCGACGAGCCGGCGGCCGGACTGAACGCGCGCGAGAGCGGCGGGCTCAACGAGCTCTTGCTGTCGATCCGCAACGAACAGGGCACCTCGATCCTTTTGATCGAGCATGACATGTCGGTCGTGATGGAGATCTCCGATCACGTCGTGGTCATGGACTACGGCGTCAAGATCGCCGAAGGCACGCCGCAAGTCGTGCGCGACGACCCCAAGGTGATCGCCGCCTATCTCGGCGCCGACGAGGAAGAGGCAATCGCCGTGATGGAGAGCGGCACGTGA
- the livM gene encoding high-affinity branched-chain amino acid ABC transporter permease LivM → MSATSARPSPAAQPSGSAFILKKALISALVALVLFSLMIGIRTEAGPQGGLIYWTRFGDLAALVGTVFGGSIIIELLRQWWGPVDKDRIVPKPVQSAMSFAGRWLAPALLVFTFLVPVIFYNQRYILDLSILVLTYVMLGWGLNVVVGLAGLLDLGYVAFYAVGAYSYALLATNFGLSFWVCLPLAGILAAFWGVLLGFPVLRLRGDYLAIVTLAFGEIIRLVIINWQSLTGGPNGVSGIPRPTMFGIPLTPGDDGLAAKLGIEFSPTHRLVFLFYLILAMALLTNWVTIRLRRLPIGRAWEALREDEVACRALGINTTTTKLTAFATGAMFGGFAGAFFATRQGFISPESFTFQESALVLAIVVLGGMGSQLGVALAALTMIGGFELFRGLDQYRMLVFGIAMVLLMIWRPRGLIGHRAPTVFLERNQAISSDLVKEGHG, encoded by the coding sequence GTGAGCGCGACCTCAGCCCGCCCATCGCCCGCCGCGCAGCCTTCGGGCAGCGCCTTCATTCTCAAGAAAGCCCTGATCAGCGCGTTGGTCGCGCTGGTGCTGTTCTCGCTGATGATCGGCATTCGCACCGAGGCCGGGCCGCAGGGCGGCCTGATCTACTGGACGCGGTTCGGCGACCTCGCCGCCCTCGTCGGCACCGTGTTCGGCGGCAGCATCATCATCGAGCTGCTGCGGCAATGGTGGGGTCCGGTCGACAAGGACCGCATCGTGCCGAAGCCGGTGCAATCGGCGATGTCGTTCGCCGGCCGCTGGCTGGCGCCCGCGCTGCTGGTGTTCACCTTCCTCGTGCCGGTGATCTTCTACAATCAGCGCTACATTCTCGATTTGTCGATCCTGGTGCTGACCTATGTGATGCTGGGGTGGGGCCTGAACGTCGTGGTCGGCCTCGCCGGCCTGCTCGACCTCGGCTATGTCGCGTTCTATGCGGTCGGCGCCTATTCCTACGCGCTGCTTGCGACCAATTTCGGATTGTCGTTCTGGGTCTGCCTGCCGCTCGCCGGCATCCTGGCGGCATTTTGGGGCGTGCTGCTCGGCTTCCCGGTGCTGCGGCTGCGCGGCGATTATCTGGCGATCGTGACGCTCGCCTTCGGCGAGATCATCCGCCTCGTCATCATCAACTGGCAAAGCCTGACCGGCGGTCCCAACGGCGTCTCGGGGATTCCCCGTCCGACCATGTTCGGCATTCCGCTGACGCCGGGTGACGACGGGCTCGCCGCCAAGCTCGGCATCGAGTTCTCGCCGACCCACCGCCTCGTCTTCCTGTTCTATCTGATCCTGGCGATGGCGCTGCTCACCAACTGGGTGACGATCCGGCTGCGGCGGCTGCCGATCGGCCGCGCCTGGGAGGCGCTGCGCGAGGACGAGGTCGCCTGCCGCGCGCTCGGCATCAACACCACGACCACCAAGCTGACTGCGTTCGCGACCGGCGCGATGTTCGGCGGCTTCGCCGGCGCGTTCTTCGCCACCCGGCAGGGCTTCATCAGCCCGGAATCCTTCACCTTCCAGGAATCGGCGCTGGTGCTGGCGATCGTCGTGCTCGGCGGCATGGGCTCGCAGCTCGGCGTCGCGCTGGCCGCGCTCACCATGATCGGCGGCTTCGAGCTGTTCCGCGGCCTCGATCAATACCGCATGCTGGTGTTCGGCATCGCGATGGTGCTGCTGATGATCTGGCGGCCGCGCGGGCTGATCGGCCATCGCGCGCCGACCGTGTTCCTGGAACGCAACCAGGCGATCTCGTCCGACCTCGTCAAGGAGGGCCACGGATGA
- a CDS encoding branched-chain amino acid ABC transporter permease LivH (LivHMGF is the membrane component of the LIV-I/LS branched-chain amino acid transporter), with the protein MDYFAQQLINGLVLGSIYGLIAIGYTMVYGIVGMINFAHGDIFMIGGFIALISFLVLVSLGLTAIPLILLIVLLVSMAITALYGWTIERIAYRPLRHSFRLAPMLSAIGMSFVLTNFSQVSQGARVKPVPPIITGGYTLHEGSQGFAVQLSNIQIMVVLATIVLLALFTWLVSRTRLGRDMRACEQDQTMAALLGVDVDRTISMTFVIGAALAAVAGMMYLLYYGLVDFFMGFVAGIKAFTAAVLGGIGSLPGAMLGGLAIGLIETFWSAYFSVEYKDVAAFSILIVVLIFMPTGLLGRPEVEKV; encoded by the coding sequence ATGGATTATTTCGCCCAGCAACTGATCAACGGCCTCGTGCTCGGTTCGATCTACGGCCTGATCGCCATCGGCTACACGATGGTCTACGGCATCGTCGGCATGATCAACTTCGCCCATGGCGACATCTTCATGATCGGCGGCTTCATCGCGCTGATCTCGTTCCTGGTGCTGGTGTCGCTCGGCCTCACCGCGATCCCCCTCATCCTGCTGATCGTGCTTTTGGTTTCGATGGCGATCACCGCGCTCTATGGCTGGACCATCGAGCGCATCGCCTATCGACCTCTAAGGCATTCGTTCCGCCTCGCGCCGATGCTGTCGGCGATCGGCATGTCGTTCGTGCTGACCAACTTCTCGCAGGTGTCGCAGGGCGCGCGCGTCAAGCCGGTGCCGCCGATCATCACCGGCGGCTACACGCTGCATGAAGGCTCGCAGGGCTTCGCCGTGCAGCTCTCCAACATCCAGATCATGGTCGTGCTCGCCACCATCGTGCTGCTGGCGCTGTTCACCTGGCTGGTGTCGCGCACCCGGCTCGGCCGCGACATGCGCGCCTGCGAGCAGGACCAGACCATGGCCGCACTGCTCGGCGTCGACGTCGACCGCACCATCTCGATGACCTTCGTGATCGGCGCCGCGCTCGCCGCCGTCGCCGGCATGATGTACCTGCTGTATTACGGTCTGGTCGATTTCTTCATGGGCTTCGTCGCCGGCATCAAGGCGTTCACCGCAGCTGTGCTTGGCGGCATCGGCTCGCTGCCGGGCGCAATGCTCGGCGGGCTTGCAATCGGCCTGATCGAGACGTTCTGGTCGGCCTATTTCTCGGTGGAATACAAGGACGTCGCCGCGTTCTCGATCCTGATCGTGGTGCTGATCTTCATGCCGACCGGCCTGCTTGGCCGTCCCGAAGTCGAAAAAGTCTGA